A single window of Bordetella genomosp. 11 DNA harbors:
- a CDS encoding nitroreductase family protein, which produces MTSAPIHALHTRRSMKFLRAPAPRPEELDQMLQAAMSAPDHGALRPWRFKLIRGEAIGRLADMALDAVKRSGDKRMTPEKEKSVREWLAGVPLMIALAQKIDHDNVKIPEQEQLLATGASVMNILNAAHMLGYGAFWSTGLGTYLEPVQEALGFDSLDYRFLGFLAIGTPACAVPPANRPDFREFVSDWTGQPA; this is translated from the coding sequence ATGACTTCCGCACCCATACACGCCCTGCATACCCGACGTTCGATGAAGTTCCTGCGCGCGCCCGCGCCGCGCCCCGAAGAACTGGACCAGATGCTGCAAGCCGCCATGTCGGCGCCGGACCACGGCGCCTTGCGCCCCTGGCGCTTCAAGCTGATCCGTGGCGAGGCCATCGGCCGGCTGGCGGATATGGCGCTGGACGCCGTCAAGCGCAGCGGCGACAAGCGCATGACGCCCGAAAAGGAAAAGTCCGTACGCGAATGGCTGGCCGGCGTGCCCTTGATGATCGCGCTGGCCCAGAAGATCGACCACGACAACGTCAAGATCCCCGAGCAGGAGCAACTGCTGGCCACCGGCGCGTCGGTGATGAACATCCTGAATGCCGCGCATATGCTGGGATATGGCGCATTCTGGAGCACCGGCCTGGGAACCTATCTGGAGCCGGTGCAGGAAGCCCTGGGCTTCGATTCCCTGGACTACCGTTTCCTGGGATTCCTGGCGATCGGCACGCCGGCCTGCGCCGTGCCGCCGGCCAATCGCCCGGATTTTCGCGAGTTCGTGTCCGATTGGACAGGCCAGCCGGCCTGA
- a CDS encoding glutathione peroxidase, with product MLQAREGQRVPNVTFPVREDNAWKQVSSDDIFKNKTVVVFSLPGAFTPTCSSTHLPRYNELAPAFFANGVDSIVCVSVNDTFVMNEWAKDQESSNITLLPDGNGDFTEGMGMLVDKRNLGFGKRSWRYSMLVRDGVVEKMFIEPEKDGDPFEVSDADTMLNYLAPEARKPDQVVVFSKPGCPFCIEAKALLDSKGYATIDIPLENKVRGRVIGAVSGKATAPQVFINGALIGGLEELKAHFA from the coding sequence ATGCTGCAAGCCCGCGAAGGCCAACGTGTTCCCAACGTCACTTTCCCCGTCCGCGAAGACAACGCGTGGAAACAGGTGTCGAGCGACGATATCTTCAAGAACAAGACTGTCGTCGTCTTTTCGCTGCCCGGCGCTTTCACGCCGACCTGCTCGTCCACGCACCTGCCGCGCTACAACGAATTGGCGCCCGCCTTTTTCGCCAACGGTGTCGACAGCATCGTGTGCGTTTCGGTGAACGACACCTTCGTCATGAACGAATGGGCGAAGGACCAGGAATCGTCGAACATCACATTGCTGCCGGACGGTAATGGCGACTTCACCGAAGGCATGGGGATGCTGGTCGACAAGCGCAACCTGGGCTTCGGCAAGCGCAGCTGGCGCTATTCCATGCTGGTGCGCGACGGCGTGGTCGAAAAAATGTTCATCGAACCGGAAAAGGACGGCGATCCTTTCGAAGTTTCCGATGCCGATACCATGCTGAACTACCTTGCCCCCGAGGCCCGCAAGCCGGATCAGGTCGTGGTGTTTTCCAAGCCCGGCTGCCCGTTCTGCATCGAAGCGAAGGCGCTGCTGGATAGCAAGGGTTACGCGACGATCGACATCCCGCTCGAAAACAAAGTGCGTGGCCGGGTGATCGGTGCCGTGTCGGGCAAGGCCACCGCGCCGCAGGTCTTCATCAATGGCGCGCTGATCGGCGGCCTGGAAGAACTCAAGGCGCATTTCGCCTGA
- a CDS encoding heavy metal translocating P-type ATPase, translating to MDKKTIPIQVRASRPEDDCCHAHEHGHAHGHPHDHGHDHGHGHDHSHDHGHNLAHGGAGSSCQDAAAHRHTAACCHGDHPADASAPPAMEVEAGMTLTRIRIGQMDCPTEEALLRKKLGGMAGVADMHFDLMRRILSVAHEPAAREQVLAGIRAVGMTPEVLADQAPAMPPPAERPRWKLLAAAGVLAALAEAAHFTGMPGVVSAVLAVASVLACGLNTYRKGWIAVRNGNLNINALMSIAVTGAAVIGQWPEAAMVMFLFNVAEQIEARSLDRARHAVRGLLDLAPPTATRRENGAWREVPAAELAVGDIVRVRPGERIAADGVVVAGRSAVDQSAITGESLPADKTAGDPVYAATVNAEGSFEYRVTAAAQDTTLARIIHSVEQAAASRAPMQRFIDRFSRIYTPAVVVLAVLAACVPPLLWAQPWAEAVYRALALLIIACPCALVISTPVSVVSGLTAASRRGILIKGGVYLENGRKLRWLAFDKTGTLTHGKPALTDLVAIPTAGVPLTGGAPRSAPDKASPAIAGESPASPETARLAASLAARSDHPVSRAIARGHGNGPLHEVEDFAALPGRGVRGRIDGTRYHLGNRRLMNEQGWETPALTQVLDALEAQGKTAVVLCGDDGAIAVAAVADTVRPESRAAIGMLHRLGVRTLMLSGDNTAAVRAVAGQLDIADARGDQLPEDKLAALESRMRDGLVGMAGDGINDAPALARADIGFAMGAAGTGTAIETADVALMDDDPRKVAEFVALSRATHRVLVQNIVLALGIKAVFLVLALSGLATLWMAVFADVGTSLLVVANGLRLLRAGNAPPAVRYARSGTAGHASSRTNESESLLTRFPSQ from the coding sequence ATGGACAAGAAAACGATTCCCATCCAGGTGCGGGCCTCCCGGCCGGAGGACGATTGCTGCCACGCGCACGAGCACGGACATGCCCACGGCCACCCGCACGATCATGGCCACGATCATGGTCATGGTCACGATCATAGTCACGATCATGGTCACAATCTGGCCCACGGCGGCGCCGGGTCGTCCTGCCAGGACGCTGCGGCGCATCGCCACACTGCGGCGTGCTGCCACGGCGATCACCCCGCCGATGCCTCGGCGCCGCCGGCGATGGAAGTCGAGGCCGGCATGACGCTGACCCGGATACGCATCGGGCAAATGGACTGCCCGACCGAAGAGGCCTTGCTGCGCAAGAAACTCGGCGGCATGGCTGGCGTGGCCGATATGCACTTCGACCTGATGCGACGCATCCTTTCCGTGGCGCATGAACCGGCCGCGCGGGAGCAGGTGCTGGCCGGCATCCGCGCGGTCGGCATGACCCCCGAAGTACTGGCCGACCAGGCCCCGGCGATGCCGCCGCCCGCCGAGCGGCCACGCTGGAAGCTGCTGGCCGCGGCCGGCGTCCTCGCGGCGCTGGCCGAGGCGGCGCATTTCACCGGCATGCCGGGCGTCGTCAGCGCCGTCCTGGCCGTGGCGTCCGTGCTGGCCTGCGGGCTGAACACGTATCGCAAGGGCTGGATCGCCGTGCGCAACGGCAATTTGAACATCAATGCCCTGATGAGCATCGCCGTCACCGGCGCGGCCGTCATCGGGCAATGGCCCGAGGCCGCCATGGTGATGTTCCTGTTCAATGTCGCCGAACAGATCGAAGCCCGTTCGCTGGATCGCGCGCGGCACGCGGTGCGCGGCCTGCTCGATCTGGCGCCCCCCACCGCGACCCGGCGGGAAAACGGCGCCTGGCGCGAGGTGCCGGCGGCCGAACTGGCGGTCGGCGATATCGTGCGCGTGCGGCCCGGCGAGCGCATCGCCGCCGATGGCGTCGTCGTGGCCGGACGGTCGGCCGTCGATCAGTCGGCCATCACCGGCGAAAGCCTGCCCGCGGACAAGACGGCCGGCGATCCCGTCTACGCGGCGACCGTCAACGCGGAAGGTTCGTTCGAATACCGCGTCACCGCGGCGGCGCAGGACACCACGCTGGCCCGCATCATCCACTCGGTCGAACAGGCGGCGGCGTCGCGCGCGCCCATGCAGCGCTTCATCGATCGGTTCTCCCGCATCTACACGCCCGCGGTGGTGGTGCTCGCGGTACTGGCCGCCTGCGTACCTCCGCTGCTGTGGGCGCAGCCCTGGGCCGAAGCGGTGTATCGCGCCCTGGCGCTGCTGATCATCGCCTGCCCTTGCGCGCTGGTGATCTCCACCCCGGTCAGCGTCGTCAGCGGCCTGACCGCCGCGTCGCGTCGCGGCATCCTGATCAAGGGCGGCGTTTACCTGGAGAACGGCCGTAAATTGCGCTGGCTGGCCTTCGACAAGACCGGCACGTTGACGCACGGCAAGCCGGCATTGACCGATCTGGTGGCGATCCCGACCGCTGGCGTCCCCCTGACCGGCGGCGCGCCGCGGTCCGCCCCGGACAAGGCATCGCCCGCCATCGCAGGCGAATCGCCTGCATCGCCCGAGACCGCGCGTCTGGCCGCCAGCTTGGCCGCCCGCTCGGATCATCCGGTTTCGCGGGCCATCGCGCGCGGGCATGGCAACGGACCGCTGCACGAGGTCGAGGATTTCGCCGCCCTGCCCGGCCGCGGCGTACGCGGCCGCATCGATGGCACCCGCTATCACCTTGGCAATCGCCGGCTGATGAACGAACAGGGCTGGGAAACGCCGGCCTTGACGCAGGTACTGGATGCCCTGGAAGCGCAGGGCAAGACCGCCGTCGTGCTGTGCGGCGACGATGGCGCGATCGCCGTGGCCGCGGTGGCCGATACCGTGCGGCCCGAAAGCCGCGCGGCCATCGGCATGCTGCATCGCCTGGGCGTGCGCACGCTGATGCTGAGCGGCGACAACACGGCCGCGGTGCGTGCCGTGGCCGGCCAGTTGGACATCGCCGACGCGCGTGGCGATCAGTTGCCCGAGGACAAGCTGGCCGCGCTGGAATCGCGCATGCGCGACGGCCTTGTCGGCATGGCGGGCGACGGCATCAACGATGCGCCGGCGCTGGCGCGCGCGGACATCGGTTTCGCCATGGGCGCGGCCGGTACGGGCACGGCAATCGAGACCGCGGACGTGGCCCTGATGGACGACGACCCGCGCAAGGTCGCCGAATTCGTCGCCCTGTCCCGTGCCACGCATCGGGTGCTGGTGCAGAACATCGTGCTCGCCCTGGGTATCAAGGCGGTGTTTCTGGTGCTGGCCCTGAGCGGCCTGGCGACCTTGTGGATGGCCGTCTTCGCCGATGTGGGGACCAGCCTGCTGGTGGTGGCCAACGGCCTGCGCCTGTTAAGGGCGGGAAACGCGCCGCCGGCCGTGCGGTACGCGAGGAGCGGCACCGCAGGCCATGCCTCGTCGCGGACGAATGAGAGCGAGTCGTTACTAACGCGCTTCCCATCGCAATAA
- a CDS encoding heavy-metal-associated domain-containing protein, with protein sequence MMVLQYQVPDMSCDHCVKAITRAVTEALPGAAVRVELSDHRVTVTGTEDKPTVERAIRGAGYTPTPV encoded by the coding sequence ATGATGGTCCTGCAATATCAAGTCCCCGACATGTCCTGCGATCACTGTGTCAAGGCGATTACCCGGGCGGTAACCGAAGCCCTGCCTGGCGCGGCGGTTCGGGTGGAACTGTCCGATCACCGCGTGACGGTGACCGGCACGGAAGACAAGCCGACCGTGGAACGCGCAATACGGGGCGCGGGCTACACGCCCACGCCGGTCTAG
- the cueR gene encoding Cu(I)-responsive transcriptional regulator, which produces MNIGQAATASGITAKMIRYYESIGLTRAPERTEAGYRIYGDHDVHTLRFIRRARDLGFSVEQMRDLLALWRDRSRASGDVKRIAMEHVAALERKARELQQMADTLHHLADHCHGDSRPECPIMDELAAG; this is translated from the coding sequence ATGAATATCGGGCAAGCGGCAACGGCATCCGGCATCACTGCCAAAATGATCCGCTATTACGAAAGCATCGGGCTGACACGCGCACCGGAACGCACGGAGGCCGGCTATCGCATCTATGGCGACCATGACGTGCATACGCTGCGGTTCATCAGGCGCGCACGCGACCTGGGATTCTCCGTCGAACAGATGCGCGACCTGCTGGCCCTGTGGCGCGACCGCAGCCGGGCCAGCGGCGATGTGAAACGGATCGCCATGGAACATGTGGCGGCGCTCGAGCGCAAGGCGCGCGAGCTGCAGCAGATGGCCGACACGCTGCACCACCTGGCGGACCATTGCCATGGCGATAGCCGCCCGGAATGTCCCATCATGGACGAACTGGCCGCGGGCTGA
- a CDS encoding heavy metal translocating P-type ATPase, producing MKPSPEPGAGLDLSIEGMTCASCVKRVENALSAVPGVRAASVNLATERAHVAFQPAGDVTADALVAAVAKAGYGARALVRDEDETARQAQAREAEARRLGRRFALALLLTLPVFFLEMGGHIFPGLHHSLNMYVGTARLWLLQWGLTTLVLAGPGRDFFLKGGAALARGGPDMNSLVAVGAGSAWLYSAVATFAPQWLPEDARHVYFEAAAVIVTLILLGRLLEARAKGRTGAAIARLASLQPRQARVLRGQDTVDVPIESVRAGDVVRIRPGEKIPVDGKVLDGTSFIDESMITGEPIPVEKRAGDAVTGGTLNTQGTLTVQVTHTGADTALARIARMVQDAQGAKLPIQSLVDRITYRFVPAIMAVAAVTFFAWLAFGPQPALPQALVHAVAVLIVACPCAMGLATPMSIMVGTGRAAEMGVLFRQGDALQSLRDVKTVAFDKTGTLTLGKPAMTDMAMAPGFRREDVLAWTASVQAASEHPIASAIVAAARTAGLATSPVGDFLAIAGAGVRGDVGGHRLLVGGERLMREHGIDAGTLAGMADDWARAGKTAIYVAVDGTAAAVMAVEDPIRETSAAAIAALREAGVRTVMITGDNRHTARAVATVLGIDDVRAEVLPEGKVEAVRALREQAGGHGGAAKSGAKAERPLLAFVGDGINDAPALAAADVGIAIGTGTDVAIDAASVVLMAGDPAGVPRAMAISRATLANIRQNLFWAFIYNVALIPLAAGLLALFHGPSLSPVFAAAAMALSSLFVVGNALRLRAFDARGQGALPRAGRARAGDRGAELPSGAKTS from the coding sequence ATGAAACCCTCTCCCGAACCCGGCGCCGGCCTGGATCTGTCCATAGAAGGCATGACCTGCGCGTCCTGCGTCAAGCGTGTCGAAAATGCCTTGTCCGCCGTGCCCGGTGTGCGCGCCGCCAGTGTCAACCTGGCCACGGAGCGCGCGCACGTCGCCTTCCAGCCAGCCGGCGACGTCACGGCCGACGCCCTGGTCGCCGCGGTGGCCAAGGCAGGCTACGGCGCCAGGGCCCTGGTCCGCGACGAGGACGAAACGGCACGCCAGGCCCAGGCCCGCGAAGCGGAAGCCCGCCGGCTGGGCCGCCGTTTTGCCCTCGCCCTTCTGCTTACCCTGCCCGTCTTCTTCCTGGAAATGGGCGGGCATATCTTTCCCGGCCTGCATCACAGCCTAAATATGTACGTCGGCACGGCGCGCCTGTGGCTGCTGCAATGGGGCCTGACCACGCTGGTACTGGCCGGTCCCGGCCGCGATTTTTTCCTCAAGGGCGGCGCCGCCCTGGCGCGTGGCGGTCCCGACATGAACTCGCTGGTCGCGGTGGGCGCCGGCAGCGCGTGGCTGTATTCGGCGGTAGCCACTTTCGCGCCCCAATGGCTGCCCGAGGATGCGCGACACGTGTATTTCGAGGCTGCCGCGGTCATTGTCACGCTGATCCTGCTGGGACGCCTGCTGGAAGCCCGCGCCAAGGGCCGGACCGGAGCGGCAATCGCGCGGCTGGCATCGCTGCAGCCGCGCCAGGCCAGGGTCCTGCGCGGACAGGACACGGTGGACGTCCCCATCGAATCGGTGCGCGCGGGCGACGTGGTGCGGATACGCCCCGGCGAAAAAATCCCGGTCGATGGCAAGGTGCTGGACGGCACATCCTTCATCGATGAGTCCATGATCACCGGCGAACCGATACCCGTGGAGAAGCGCGCTGGCGACGCGGTCACCGGCGGCACCCTCAACACGCAGGGCACGCTGACCGTCCAGGTAACGCACACCGGCGCGGACACGGCGCTGGCGCGCATCGCCCGCATGGTGCAGGATGCCCAGGGCGCCAAGCTGCCCATCCAGAGCCTGGTGGACCGCATCACCTACCGTTTCGTGCCCGCCATCATGGCGGTGGCCGCCGTGACGTTCTTCGCCTGGCTGGCGTTCGGCCCGCAGCCTGCCCTGCCGCAGGCGCTGGTGCACGCGGTCGCCGTGCTGATCGTCGCTTGCCCCTGCGCCATGGGACTGGCGACACCCATGTCCATCATGGTGGGAACCGGCCGGGCCGCCGAGATGGGAGTCCTGTTCCGCCAGGGCGACGCGTTGCAAAGCCTGCGCGACGTCAAGACCGTTGCCTTCGACAAGACGGGCACCCTGACGCTGGGCAAGCCCGCAATGACCGATATGGCAATGGCGCCGGGATTCCGCCGCGAGGACGTGCTGGCGTGGACGGCGTCGGTACAGGCCGCTTCGGAGCACCCGATCGCCTCGGCAATCGTCGCCGCGGCCCGGACCGCGGGGCTGGCGACGTCGCCTGTCGGCGACTTCCTCGCCATCGCCGGCGCGGGCGTGCGCGGCGATGTGGGGGGACACCGCCTGCTTGTGGGCGGCGAACGGCTGATGCGCGAACACGGCATCGACGCCGGCACCCTGGCCGGCATGGCGGACGATTGGGCGCGGGCCGGAAAAACCGCCATCTACGTGGCCGTCGACGGCACCGCCGCGGCCGTCATGGCGGTGGAAGACCCCATCCGCGAGACATCGGCGGCGGCGATCGCCGCCCTGCGCGAGGCCGGCGTACGCACCGTGATGATTACCGGCGACAACCGCCACACCGCCCGGGCGGTCGCCACCGTGCTGGGAATCGACGACGTGCGCGCCGAAGTCCTGCCGGAAGGCAAGGTCGAGGCGGTGCGCGCGCTGCGCGAGCAAGCCGGCGGGCATGGCGGCGCGGCGAAGTCCGGTGCAAAGGCGGAGCGTCCCCTGCTCGCTTTTGTCGGCGACGGCATCAACGATGCTCCCGCGCTGGCGGCGGCCGATGTCGGGATTGCCATCGGGACGGGGACCGACGTCGCCATCGACGCCGCGTCCGTGGTGCTGATGGCGGGAGATCCGGCGGGCGTGCCGCGGGCCATGGCGATCAGCCGGGCGACGCTGGCCAACATCCGCCAGAACCTGTTCTGGGCCTTTATCTACAACGTTGCGCTGATCCCGCTCGCCGCGGGGCTGCTGGCGCTGTTCCATGGACCCTCGCTGTCGCCGGTTTTCGCGGCGGCGGCGATGGCCCTGTCCAGCCTGTTCGTGGTCGGCAATGCCCTGCGCCTGCGGGCCTTCGACGCCCGCGGCCAGGGGGCGCTCCCGCGCGCCGGCCGCGCACGCGCGGGCGATCGCGGCGCGGAGCTTCCATCCGGAGCGAAAACATCATGA
- the cadR gene encoding Cd(II)/Pb(II)-responsive transcriptional regulator yields the protein MKIGELAKTAGTTVETVRYYEKEGLLPAPERGANNYRSYGPLHVERLRLIRNCRALDMTQDEIRAILRLADSQAANCGPINEIFEDHIRHVDERIAELTQLKRQLSALRQRCLSAQPHAEDCGILHGLAEMQVEERPERHTHLG from the coding sequence ATGAAGATCGGAGAACTGGCCAAAACGGCCGGCACCACCGTGGAGACGGTCCGCTACTACGAGAAGGAAGGCCTGCTGCCCGCTCCGGAACGGGGTGCGAATAACTACCGCAGCTATGGTCCGCTGCATGTCGAGCGTCTACGCCTGATCCGCAACTGCCGCGCACTGGATATGACCCAGGATGAGATCCGGGCGATCCTCAGGCTGGCCGACAGCCAGGCGGCGAACTGCGGCCCCATCAATGAAATCTTCGAAGACCACATCCGGCACGTCGACGAACGTATCGCCGAACTGACACAGTTGAAGCGGCAATTGTCGGCGCTGCGCCAGCGCTGCCTGTCGGCGCAGCCCCACGCGGAGGACTGTGGAATCCTCCACGGCCTGGCGGAAATGCAGGTCGAGGAGCGCCCCGAACGCCATACCCACCTGGGTTGA